In Benincasa hispida cultivar B227 unplaced genomic scaffold, ASM972705v1 Contig452, whole genome shotgun sequence, the following proteins share a genomic window:
- the LOC120069528 gene encoding nuclear speckle splicing regulatory protein 1-like, with product MSKYGLQLRVKPSQQKQPTRPPLPAPLGFQDDDDDDVEREISRQASKNKALKDIEDQHRKALEEDPSVFDYDGVYDQMKEKAVQPRAYDREERKPKYIQNLMKKAQEREREQEIIYERKLAKERSKDDHLYAGKDKFVTSAYKKKLAEQAKWMEEERLRQLREEKEDVTKKSDITDFYFNLQKNIAYGARNAIEPREPPNKLLSEKQEKQTEVHISEKHEEGANADTFNDHQSLKYSNLPSQSAKTREEHPRLEEHLSVSNKTTPSDVRGNSPRTICNKTPVEEQPKHEQGEQQPKRDHHKRNEDAVAAAKERFLARKRAKEA from the exons ATGAGCAAATATGGCCTGCAGCTTAGGGTTAAGCCATCACAGCAGAAGCAGCCTACAAGACCACCCCTTCCTGCTCCTCTTGGAtttcaagatgatgatgatgatgatgttgagaGAGAGATATCCCGTCAAGCTTCCAAGAATAAGGCACTTAAGGAT ATTGAGGACCAACACAGGAAAGCACTAGAGGAGGATCCATCTGTTTTTGACTATGATGGAGTCTATGATCAAATGAAAGAAAAGGCTGTTCAACCTCGAGCATATGATCGTGAAGAGCGAAAG CCAAAATATATTCAGAATTTGATGAAAAAGGcacaagagagagagagggagcaGGAGATTATATATGAAAGAAAACTAGCCAAGGAGAGAAGCAAAGATGATCATCTGTATGCTGGTAAGGACAAATTTGTCACTAGTGCCTACAAAAAGAAACTTGCAGAACAAGCAAAATGGATGGAGGAAGAGCGTCTCCGACAACTTCGGGAGGAGAAAGAGGat GTTACTAAGAAGAGCGACATTACCGACTTTTACTTCAACCTTCAAAAGAATATTGCCTACGGTGCCAGGAATGCAATTGAGCCAAGGGAACCTCCAAATAAGCTTCTATCAGAGAAGCAAGAGAAGCAGACTGAAGTTCATATATCGGAGAAGCATGAAGAGGGTGCTAATGCCGATACCTTTAATGACCATCAGTCTTTGAAATATTCCAACTTACCTTCCCAGTCAGCTAAGACAAGAGAAGAACATCCTCgtcttgaagaacacctttcaGTTTCAAACAAAACAACACCATCTGATGTACGAGGTAATAGCCCCCGTACAATATGCAATAAAACTCCAGTTGAGGAACAACCCAAGCATGAGCAAGGTGAACAACAACCAAAGCGTGATCACCATAAAAGAAATGAAGATGCTGTTGCTGCTGCAAAAGAGCGCTTTTTGGCTCGGAAAAGAGCAAAGGAGGCATGA